The following coding sequences lie in one Romeriopsis navalis LEGE 11480 genomic window:
- a CDS encoding PD-(D/E)XK nuclease domain-containing protein, whose translation MNMTGHEYANVIADYVYEHFSDRGITVYREVNIGKSIIGKNRRVDLMLLHEADQTAFALECKYQDSSGTADEKIPYALENMRALPMAGCIVYAGSGFSVGVLHMLQASEIAAYCLPDLQQLKSNKHTRELDHLLAMHFGWWDVLVAGKKPWVKRSIKQQVIELKMDGGV comes from the coding sequence ATGAATATGACTGGACATGAATATGCCAATGTAATTGCGGATTATGTCTATGAGCATTTCAGCGATCGCGGCATTACGGTTTACCGCGAAGTGAATATCGGCAAGTCGATCATCGGCAAGAATCGCCGGGTGGATTTGATGCTGTTGCATGAAGCAGACCAAACCGCTTTTGCCCTGGAATGTAAGTATCAGGATTCTTCGGGGACAGCAGATGAGAAGATTCCCTATGCGTTAGAGAATATGCGGGCGCTGCCGATGGCGGGTTGTATTGTCTATGCTGGGAGTGGGTTTTCGGTCGGCGTGTTGCATATGTTGCAGGCTTCGGAGATTGCGGCTTATTGTTTACCGGATTTGCAACAGCTCAAATCCAATAAGCATACGCGGGAACTCGATCACCTGTTGGCGATGCATTTCGGTTGGTGGGATGTTTTGGTCGCGGGCAAGAAGCCTTGGGTGAAGCGATCGATCAAGCAGCAAGTGATCGAACTCAAGATGGATGGCGGTGTTTGA
- a CDS encoding CHAT domain-containing tetratricopeptide repeat protein, producing MAICSPMTLGDVVNSSETFDIMISFAARNVHIGFALLLLGSPIGNPKIASAKPPATNPPTPTTAKITPQRQALISQAQTLNRKVMQLASAGNYQAAAIAAKAELKLRQQYLGPNHPEVATTLSNLAELHRLQGQYAAATPFYQRSLKIYEIHLGKTHPNVARSLSGLAINYQAQGQYRQAEPLHQRSLAIYETHHGRSHPDVARSLNNLAIFYTAQGQYDKAKPLYQRSLKIRRSHLGETHLDVATSLMSLAELYRVQGLYEPAKPLYQRSLKIYQTQLGQAHPLVAANLNNFALLHTSQGNYTEAAPLYERSLKIYQTRLGKAHPDLVKSLINLASLYTAQGRDKAARSLYQRSLKISEAQLGKSHPLTATNLNNLASVSPPHQAASLYRRSLKIRETKLGKNHPDVAASLHSLATLHMVQGRYQAALPRYQRSLKIRETKLGKNHPDVAASLHSLAHLYKVQGRYGEAESHYQRSLRINQSRLGPEHPSIANNLISLAGIYIPQARYDTATDLLAQGLAIEETNLAQNLALGTEAQKRDYIAQLQNSTNGTISLHLQHAPNHPQATALALTTILRRKGRILDVTSHDRQILHKNLTPANQTLLDQLTSRTTQLAALPYGPLPQTDPKQYRTQLKQLTQQVKTLQTRLAASSKQFRQQIQPVTIAAVQQQLPTNSALIEIIRYQPHQLRAKAGKRFGPARYAAYILNRKGKITTVDLGAAKPIDQLAEEFRRALRSRNGEIKQIARNLDAKLMAPIRQQLSVSNQTQPQHLLIAPDSQLNLIPFAALVDEHQRYLIETYEISYLTSGRDLLRLNQSPPSPKAALLLADPRYDQPGEADSPITAKRRTSQRPISQPPITQSPISQTRSQRTQNLHHIQFGPLPGTAAEAKAIAPQLTQAIVLTGKQATENALKQAASPRILHIATHGFFFDDQPQFTTSKRRGANVARRRSDILPIATSPKQPRTSRMNTENALLRSGLALAGFNDRQSGQEDGVLTALEVANLNLQGTQLVVLSACETGIGDVANGEGVYGLRRALVLAGADSQLISLWKVDDQGTKDLMTQYYNQLIKQQSSRSQALRQVQLAFRKSSKYRHPFFWAAFIPSGDWRTLQK from the coding sequence ATGGCAATATGTTCGCCCATGACTCTGGGTGATGTGGTGAATTCAAGTGAGACCTTCGACATAATGATTAGCTTTGCAGCACGGAATGTTCACATCGGGTTTGCCCTACTACTACTGGGTAGTCCGATCGGCAATCCTAAAATTGCTTCAGCAAAACCGCCCGCCACAAATCCGCCAACACCCACCACCGCAAAGATTACGCCGCAGCGACAAGCCTTAATCAGCCAGGCCCAAACACTCAACCGCAAAGTCATGCAGCTCGCCAGTGCGGGAAACTATCAAGCCGCCGCGATCGCCGCCAAGGCCGAACTCAAACTGCGCCAACAATATCTCGGCCCCAACCATCCAGAAGTCGCCACAACCCTGAGTAACTTAGCGGAACTTCACCGGTTGCAAGGACAATATGCGGCGGCGACACCGTTTTATCAGCGCAGTCTCAAGATCTACGAAATCCACCTCGGGAAAACCCATCCCAACGTCGCCCGCAGCCTAAGTGGCCTCGCCATCAACTACCAAGCCCAAGGTCAATACAGACAAGCCGAGCCACTGCATCAACGCAGCCTCGCCATCTATGAAACCCATCACGGGCGCAGCCATCCCGATGTCGCACGTAGCCTGAATAACCTGGCGATCTTCTACACAGCTCAAGGACAATACGACAAAGCCAAACCGCTCTACCAACGCAGTCTCAAAATTCGTCGATCGCACTTAGGTGAAACACATCTCGACGTGGCCACCAGCCTGATGAGTTTGGCCGAACTGTACCGTGTCCAAGGTCTTTATGAACCAGCCAAACCGCTCTACCAGCGCAGCCTCAAAATTTATCAAACCCAACTCGGCCAAGCCCACCCACTCGTTGCCGCAAATCTAAACAACTTCGCCTTACTCCACACCAGCCAAGGCAACTATACAGAGGCCGCACCGCTCTACGAACGCAGCCTCAAAATTTATCAAACCAGACTCGGAAAAGCCCATCCCGATCTGGTTAAAAGTCTAATTAACTTAGCCTCACTCTACACCGCTCAAGGCCGGGATAAAGCGGCGCGATCGCTCTACCAACGTAGCCTCAAAATCAGCGAAGCCCAGCTCGGCAAAAGCCATCCCTTAACCGCCACCAATCTGAATAACTTGGCGAGCGTATCACCACCGCATCAAGCCGCATCACTCTACCGACGCAGCCTCAAAATTCGCGAAACCAAACTGGGAAAAAATCACCCCGATGTTGCCGCCAGTCTCCATAGTTTAGCCACGTTGCATATGGTGCAAGGCCGTTATCAAGCCGCTTTACCCCGCTATCAACGCAGCCTCAAAATCCGCGAAACCAAACTGGGAAAAAATCACCCCGATGTCGCCGCCAGCCTCCATAGCCTCGCGCATCTATATAAAGTCCAAGGTCGCTACGGTGAAGCCGAATCTCACTACCAACGCAGTCTGCGAATTAATCAGTCACGGCTTGGCCCAGAACATCCCAGTATCGCCAATAATCTAATTAGTTTGGCGGGGATTTACATTCCCCAAGCACGCTATGACACCGCCACAGATTTGCTTGCCCAGGGATTGGCGATCGAAGAAACCAACCTAGCCCAAAATCTGGCACTCGGCACCGAAGCCCAAAAACGCGACTACATTGCCCAACTGCAAAACTCCACCAACGGGACGATTTCGCTGCATCTCCAACATGCCCCCAACCATCCTCAGGCCACCGCCCTCGCACTCACCACAATTCTCCGACGCAAAGGCCGTATCCTCGATGTGACGAGTCACGATCGCCAAATCCTGCACAAAAACCTCACCCCCGCGAACCAAACCCTGCTCGACCAACTCACCAGTCGCACTACCCAACTCGCCGCCCTTCCCTATGGCCCACTGCCCCAAACAGACCCCAAACAATATCGCACCCAACTGAAGCAACTCACTCAACAAGTCAAAACCCTACAAACTCGCCTGGCCGCAAGCAGCAAGCAATTTCGGCAACAAATCCAACCCGTAACGATCGCCGCTGTTCAACAACAGCTACCAACCAATAGCGCACTGATCGAGATTATCCGCTACCAACCCCATCAGCTGCGGGCCAAAGCTGGCAAACGGTTTGGGCCAGCACGCTACGCGGCTTACATCCTCAACCGCAAGGGCAAAATTACCACCGTTGATTTGGGTGCGGCGAAGCCGATCGATCAACTGGCCGAGGAATTTCGCCGGGCGCTGCGATCGCGCAATGGTGAGATTAAACAAATTGCCCGCAACCTGGATGCGAAGCTGATGGCCCCCATCCGGCAGCAACTATCGGTCAGCAACCAAACCCAGCCACAACACCTACTCATCGCACCGGATAGCCAACTCAACCTCATACCCTTCGCGGCCCTAGTGGATGAGCATCAACGCTACCTGATCGAAACGTACGAGATTAGCTATCTCACATCCGGTCGCGATTTGCTACGGCTGAATCAATCGCCCCCCAGTCCCAAAGCTGCTTTATTACTCGCCGATCCACGCTACGATCAACCCGGTGAAGCCGACTCACCCATCACCGCTAAGCGTCGTACCAGTCAGCGTCCCATTAGTCAGCCTCCCATTACTCAAAGTCCCATTAGCCAAACGCGATCGCAACGCACCCAAAACTTACACCACATCCAATTCGGCCCCTTACCTGGAACTGCCGCCGAGGCCAAGGCGATCGCGCCCCAACTGACCCAAGCAATCGTCCTCACCGGCAAGCAAGCCACAGAGAATGCCCTGAAGCAAGCTGCATCACCGCGCATTCTCCACATTGCCACCCACGGATTCTTCTTCGACGATCAACCGCAATTCACCACATCCAAGCGTCGTGGTGCTAACGTAGCGAGGCGGCGCAGCGATATTTTACCGATCGCGACATCCCCCAAACAACCCCGAACCAGCCGGATGAATACCGAAAATGCGCTCTTGCGATCCGGTCTGGCACTGGCTGGATTCAACGATCGCCAAAGTGGTCAGGAAGACGGTGTCCTCACGGCGTTAGAAGTTGCTAATTTGAATCTTCAAGGCACGCAATTAGTGGTACTTTCGGCCTGCGAAACCGGCATTGGCGATGTGGCCAATGGCGAAGGCGTCTATGGCCTACGCCGGGCCTTAGTGCTGGCCGGGGCCGATAGCCAGTTGATCAGCCTGTGGAAAGTCGATGACCAAGGCACCAAAGACTTAATGACGCAGTACTACAACCAATTAATCAAACAGCAATCCAGCCGCAGCCAAGCCTTACGTCAGGTCCAACTCGCATTCCGAAAATCATCAAAATACCGTCATCCCTTCTTCTGGGCGGCCTTCATTCCCTCCGGGGACTGGAGAACCCTCCAAAAATAA
- the glgA gene encoding glycogen synthase GlgA, translating to MYVIQVASECAPVIKAGGLGDVVYGLSRELAAQGHCVEVILPMYDCMRYDHIWGLHEAYANLWVPWDGGRVHCSVFCGWVHSQLCFFIRPHSFQDYFDRGCYYGCDDDQMRFAFFSKAALEFLQQANKKPEIIHCHDWQTGLLPVMLYEMYKFHGMDHPRVCYTVHNFKHQGITGANVLRETGLNNEPYYFQYDKLQDNFNPFAINMMKAGIVYSNHVNTVSPHHAWEARYTPISCGLGHTLEVNQGKFGGVLNGINYNFWNPETDTYMPEPYSAKDMTGKAAAKRALRDRLNLEHNDERPLVAFIGRLDDQKGVHLVHHSIYYTLHRGGQYVLLGSATESGINDYFHHEKSYLSDNPNCHLELGFNEELSHLIYAAADMIVVPSNYEPCGLTQVIGLKYGAVPVVRGVGGLVNTVFDWDYDQDKPQEERNGFLFYQSDPAALESAMCRAFDLYYENPTLFAKLQKQGMECDYSWKKPAEQYTGIYEYIKA from the coding sequence ATGTACGTCATCCAAGTTGCTTCCGAGTGCGCTCCAGTCATCAAAGCCGGTGGCTTAGGTGATGTTGTCTACGGCTTGAGCCGTGAATTGGCCGCCCAGGGCCACTGTGTGGAAGTGATTCTGCCGATGTACGACTGCATGCGCTACGACCATATTTGGGGTCTGCATGAAGCCTACGCCAATCTTTGGGTGCCCTGGGATGGCGGTCGCGTCCACTGCTCAGTGTTCTGTGGTTGGGTCCACAGCCAGCTCTGTTTCTTTATTCGCCCCCACTCTTTCCAGGATTATTTCGATCGGGGCTGCTACTACGGCTGTGATGACGATCAAATGCGGTTTGCCTTTTTCAGTAAGGCGGCACTCGAATTCCTCCAACAGGCGAATAAGAAGCCAGAAATTATCCACTGCCACGACTGGCAGACTGGCCTATTGCCCGTGATGCTGTACGAAATGTACAAGTTCCACGGCATGGACCATCCCCGAGTTTGCTACACCGTGCACAACTTCAAGCACCAAGGCATCACTGGGGCCAATGTCCTGCGCGAAACCGGCTTGAACAACGAGCCATATTACTTCCAGTACGACAAGCTCCAGGACAACTTCAATCCCTTTGCCATCAATATGATGAAGGCCGGGATTGTCTACTCCAACCATGTCAACACGGTTTCCCCGCACCATGCCTGGGAAGCGCGCTATACACCGATTAGCTGCGGTCTGGGTCACACCCTCGAAGTTAACCAAGGTAAGTTCGGCGGTGTCTTAAACGGGATTAACTACAACTTCTGGAATCCCGAAACCGATACCTACATGCCCGAGCCTTACAGTGCGAAGGATATGACGGGGAAAGCAGCAGCCAAGAGAGCCCTGCGCGATCGGCTCAACCTCGAACACAATGACGAGCGTCCCTTGGTTGCCTTTATTGGTCGCCTAGATGATCAAAAGGGTGTGCATTTGGTTCACCATTCGATCTATTACACGCTGCATCGCGGTGGTCAGTATGTGCTTTTGGGTTCAGCAACTGAGTCGGGAATCAACGACTACTTCCACCATGAAAAGAGCTACCTCAGCGATAATCCCAACTGTCACTTGGAGCTTGGGTTTAACGAAGAGCTATCGCACCTGATCTACGCGGCAGCGGACATGATCGTGGTGCCGAGTAACTACGAGCCTTGCGGTTTGACGCAGGTGATTGGCTTGAAATACGGTGCTGTACCGGTGGTACGCGGCGTTGGTGGCTTGGTCAATACGGTCTTCGATTGGGATTACGACCAAGACAAGCCTCAGGAAGAGCGCAACGGTTTCTTGTTCTATCAGTCTGACCCTGCGGCCCTGGAATCGGCAATGTGCCGCGCCTTTGATCTCTACTATGAGAATCCGACCCTCTTTGCCAAGCTGCAAAAGCAAGGTATGGAATGTGATTATTCTTGGAAGAAACCAGCGGAGCAATACACTGGCATCTACGAATACATCAAGGCTTAG
- a CDS encoding DNA-methyltransferase: MNQTVSFSTNQSDAVEWLNTLGDASVDLVITDPPYESLEKHRAIGTTTRLKQSKSSSNNWFQIFPNDRFEDLFIEIYRVLKKDRHFYLFCDAETMFVAKPIAEAVGFKLWKPLVWDKQKIGMGYHYRSRHEFILFFEKGKRKLNNLGTPDVLEFPRVHGGYPTEKPVGVSEVLVTQSTQPGELVIDPFMGSGSVGVATVKNQRHFLGNDISDEALIIAQPRLTAYSGGMVVNS; encoded by the coding sequence ATGAATCAAACGGTAAGTTTCTCGACGAATCAATCGGACGCCGTTGAATGGCTGAATACGCTGGGTGATGCTTCTGTTGATCTCGTAATTACTGATCCACCCTATGAATCGCTGGAAAAACACCGGGCGATTGGGACGACGACGCGCCTAAAACAAAGCAAGTCTTCCAGTAATAATTGGTTCCAAATTTTTCCGAACGATCGCTTCGAAGATTTATTCATCGAGATCTATCGTGTCTTGAAAAAAGACCGGCATTTTTATTTGTTTTGTGATGCCGAGACGATGTTTGTGGCCAAGCCGATCGCTGAGGCTGTGGGTTTCAAGTTGTGGAAACCACTGGTTTGGGATAAGCAAAAGATTGGCATGGGCTATCACTATCGATCGCGCCATGAGTTCATTCTGTTTTTTGAAAAAGGGAAGCGCAAGCTGAATAACTTGGGGACGCCGGATGTGTTGGAATTTCCTCGGGTGCATGGGGGCTATCCGACCGAGAAGCCGGTAGGCGTTTCTGAGGTATTGGTAACGCAAAGTACGCAGCCCGGTGAATTGGTGATCGATCCGTTTATGGGGTCGGGCAGCGTCGGTGTGGCTACGGTCAAAAATCAGCGACATTTTTTAGGCAATGATATTTCCGATGAAGCGCTGATCATTGCACAGCCGCGTTTGACGGCCTATAGCGGTGGTATGGTAGTTAACTCGTGA
- a CDS encoding methyltransferase domain-containing protein: MSLFLLLKLFLGLSIVGIAVYLLTPRRYESADSVANSYDEWTDDGILEFYWGEHIHLGHYGNPPRRKEFLKSKIDFVHEMVKWGGLEKLPKGTTLIDVGCGIGGSSRILAKDYGFDVTGVTISPQQVARAQELTPEGVDAKFKVDDALALSFPDASFDIVWSVEAGPHMPDKAQFARELLRVLKPGGILVVADWNQRDDRQVPLNFWEKPVMQQLLDQWAHPKFSSIEGFSELLEATGMVEGTVTTGDWTQETLPAWLDSIWQGIARPQGLVKFGVSGFIKSLREVPTLILMRIAFGAGLCRFGMFKAERADVLPAANSAAAVGAAAKI, translated from the coding sequence ATGAGCTTATTCCTTCTCCTCAAACTGTTCCTTGGTTTATCGATCGTCGGTATTGCCGTTTACCTGCTGACCCCACGGCGTTACGAGTCAGCGGATTCGGTGGCCAATTCCTACGATGAGTGGACGGATGACGGGATTTTGGAATTCTACTGGGGTGAGCATATTCATCTGGGGCACTATGGCAATCCGCCGCGTCGTAAGGAGTTTCTGAAATCGAAGATCGATTTTGTGCATGAGATGGTTAAGTGGGGCGGTTTGGAGAAGTTGCCGAAGGGAACGACTCTAATTGACGTGGGTTGTGGGATTGGTGGCAGTAGTCGGATTTTGGCGAAGGACTATGGCTTTGATGTAACGGGTGTGACGATTAGCCCGCAGCAGGTGGCACGGGCGCAGGAATTGACGCCGGAAGGTGTGGATGCCAAGTTCAAAGTCGATGATGCGTTGGCTTTGTCTTTCCCGGATGCCAGCTTTGATATTGTTTGGTCCGTGGAAGCAGGGCCGCATATGCCGGATAAGGCGCAGTTTGCCCGGGAGCTATTACGGGTGCTGAAGCCCGGTGGGATTTTAGTTGTGGCGGACTGGAACCAGCGGGACGATCGGCAAGTCCCCTTGAATTTTTGGGAAAAGCCAGTGATGCAGCAGTTGCTTGATCAGTGGGCGCACCCGAAGTTTTCCAGTATTGAGGGCTTTTCGGAGTTGTTGGAAGCGACGGGCATGGTCGAAGGCACGGTGACGACGGGTGACTGGACTCAGGAAACGCTCCCAGCCTGGCTCGATTCGATCTGGCAGGGAATTGCCCGGCCCCAGGGATTGGTGAAGTTTGGAGTTTCTGGTTTTATCAAGTCATTGCGTGAGGTGCCGACGCTGATCCTAATGCGCATCGCCTTTGGTGCGGGATTATGTCGGTTTGGCATGTTTAAGGCGGAGCGAGCAGATGTGCTACCGGCGGCAAATAGTGCGGCAGCTGTTGGCGCAGCAGCCAAAATTTAG
- the ppnP gene encoding pyrimidine/purine nucleoside phosphorylase: MSENTSEFSNVSIVKAANVYFDGNVTSRTVKFADGSSKTLGIMLPGEYEFNTGAKELMEILSGDATIQLPGESSWQAVKGGESFEVAANSSFKIKANTVTDYCCSFIQ; encoded by the coding sequence ATGTCGGAAAATACGTCGGAATTCAGCAACGTCTCGATCGTCAAAGCGGCCAACGTCTACTTCGATGGCAACGTCACCAGCCGCACCGTCAAGTTCGCCGATGGCAGCAGCAAAACCCTCGGCATTATGCTGCCCGGTGAGTACGAATTTAATACTGGCGCGAAAGAATTGATGGAAATTCTGTCTGGGGATGCCACGATTCAGCTACCGGGCGAAAGCAGTTGGCAAGCGGTAAAAGGCGGTGAGAGTTTTGAAGTCGCGGCCAATTCCTCATTCAAAATCAAGGCGAATACCGTAACCGACTACTGCTGCTCATTTATTCAGTAA
- a CDS encoding glycosyl hydrolase family 57, with protein sequence MGAIATVPRVTVPPICGGEAAVSAITDHQDAIFAPTSNLALGQMQAGFACALHMHQPSIPAGHDGGVICNLQHMFEHASDGDNHNASVFAWCYSRMGDFIPELVEKGCNPRIMLDYSGNLLWGLEQMGRHDILDNLKKLACDPRYTPHVEWLGTMWSHAVAPSTPIPDLKLQIVAWQKHFAAIFGTEALRRVRGFSPPEMHLPNHPDTLYEYVKALKECGYKWLLVQEDSIETLEGHGLPQDQKYLPNQLVARNSHGEEISITILIKTQGSDTKLVAQMQPYHEAKGKGRQEIGGVALPSLVSQIADGENGGVMMNEFPRDFSPAWEQVRDSGNAIAGMNGTEYLELVEAAGVNPADYPKVQAVQQHRIWQRIDQVMPEAVEGAIADLTQAGGFHMDGASWTNDLSWVSGYENVLEPMNQLSAKFHAKYDALVAADPSVTEQADYQEALLYNLLLQTSCFRYWGQGAWTDYARELYRRGEAALR encoded by the coding sequence ATGGGCGCGATCGCTACAGTGCCACGGGTTACGGTTCCCCCCATTTGTGGGGGTGAAGCAGCGGTTTCCGCGATTACGGATCATCAAGATGCGATCTTTGCGCCAACGAGCAATTTGGCTCTTGGTCAGATGCAAGCGGGATTTGCCTGCGCGTTGCATATGCACCAGCCCAGCATTCCAGCCGGGCACGATGGCGGGGTGATTTGCAATTTGCAGCATATGTTTGAGCATGCCAGCGATGGCGATAACCACAATGCCAGTGTGTTTGCCTGGTGTTACAGCCGCATGGGGGACTTTATCCCTGAGCTAGTCGAAAAAGGCTGCAATCCCCGCATCATGCTCGACTACTCCGGCAATCTGCTGTGGGGCTTAGAGCAGATGGGGCGGCATGACATTCTGGACAATCTCAAAAAGCTGGCCTGCGATCCGCGCTATACCCCCCATGTCGAATGGTTGGGCACCATGTGGAGTCATGCTGTGGCTCCATCGACGCCGATTCCCGATTTGAAATTGCAGATTGTGGCTTGGCAGAAGCATTTCGCGGCGATTTTTGGCACCGAGGCATTGCGCCGCGTGCGCGGATTTTCACCCCCCGAAATGCACCTGCCGAATCACCCCGATACGCTCTATGAATATGTCAAAGCCTTGAAAGAGTGTGGCTATAAATGGCTGCTGGTGCAGGAGGATTCGATCGAAACCCTCGAAGGTCATGGCCTGCCCCAGGATCAAAAGTACCTGCCGAATCAACTCGTGGCCCGCAATTCCCACGGAGAGGAAATTAGCATCACGATCTTGATCAAGACTCAAGGTTCAGATACGAAGCTTGTGGCCCAGATGCAGCCTTACCACGAAGCCAAAGGTAAAGGCCGACAGGAAATTGGTGGTGTGGCGCTTCCATCATTGGTTTCCCAGATTGCCGATGGGGAAAATGGCGGCGTGATGATGAATGAGTTCCCCCGCGATTTTAGTCCGGCCTGGGAGCAGGTGCGGGATAGTGGTAATGCCATTGCCGGGATGAATGGTACGGAATATCTGGAACTGGTTGAAGCCGCAGGGGTAAATCCGGCGGATTATCCCAAAGTCCAGGCAGTACAGCAGCATCGGATCTGGCAGCGGATTGATCAGGTGATGCCGGAAGCCGTGGAAGGGGCGATCGCTGACCTGACTCAAGCCGGTGGCTTCCATATGGATGGTGCTTCTTGGACAAATGACCTGAGTTGGGTTTCGGGATATGAAAATGTCCTAGAACCGATGAATCAGCTGAGTGCGAAGTTCCACGCCAAGTACGATGCGTTGGTCGCCGCCGATCCATCTGTGACGGAGCAAGCCGATTACCAAGAAGCCTTGCTATACAACTTGTTGTTGCAAACCAGTTGTTTCCGCTACTGGGGCCAGGGGGCTTGGACCGACTATGCGCGGGAGCTGTATCGTCGGGGTGAAGCCGCCCTGCGCTAG
- a CDS encoding diflavin flavoprotein, translating to MVSSMQRAGQTSNKPSRLTIAHEDITENTTAIRSLDWDRDRFDIEFALQNGTTYNSFLIRGEKTALVDTSHAKFHDLYLAELKNLIDPKDIDYLIVSHTEPDHSGLVKDVLALNPDITVYAAKVAHQFLAELVHQPYNKVQVKSGDKLDLGNGHELEFCTAPNLHWPDTIFTYDHKTQHLFTCDAFGMHYCDDSTFDEDLELLNKDYKIYYDCLMGPNARSVLAAIKRMDKLPGINTIATGHGPLIRHNLEELVSRYADWSKSQVKVATNVALFYVSEYGDADNLAAAIAQGVRKTEVIVEEIDLRTAEQSEVREFVGLASGVIILMPPQSGEFSANAQTALSTILATVNSKKQAFGLLESAGGDDEPVDTLRNRFRETDLKEAFAPIRIDDLPNEQTYQLCEEAGTDMGQWLTRDKSVKQMKSLDADLDKALGRLSGGLYIITAKKGDIQSAMLASWVSQASITPLGLTIAVAKDRAIESLMQIGDRFVLNILEEGNYQPLMKHFLKRFAPGADRFAEVKTYPAANGSPILADSLAYLECEVVTRMECSDHWLVYSTVDIGRVSNLDSLTAVHHRKVGNHY from the coding sequence ATGGTTTCATCAATGCAGCGAGCTGGCCAAACATCAAACAAGCCCAGTCGTCTCACCATTGCGCATGAAGATATCACCGAGAATACGACGGCTATTCGCTCCCTGGACTGGGATCGCGATCGCTTCGATATCGAGTTCGCCCTCCAAAACGGCACAACCTATAATTCTTTTTTGATTCGCGGCGAAAAGACAGCGTTGGTGGATACGTCTCACGCGAAGTTCCACGATCTTTACTTAGCAGAACTCAAAAATCTAATTGACCCGAAGGATATCGACTATCTAATTGTCAGTCATACCGAGCCGGACCATAGTGGTTTGGTCAAAGACGTTCTGGCCTTAAATCCTGACATCACGGTCTACGCCGCCAAAGTGGCACACCAATTCTTAGCCGAACTCGTCCACCAGCCTTACAACAAAGTCCAGGTCAAGAGTGGCGATAAGCTCGACCTGGGTAATGGTCATGAGCTGGAGTTCTGTACCGCGCCCAACCTGCACTGGCCGGATACGATCTTCACCTACGACCACAAAACCCAGCATCTATTTACCTGTGATGCCTTTGGGATGCATTATTGCGATGACTCCACGTTTGATGAAGACTTGGAGTTATTAAACAAAGACTACAAGATCTACTACGATTGCCTCATGGGGCCAAATGCCCGATCGGTGCTCGCCGCCATCAAGCGGATGGATAAGCTCCCGGGGATTAATACGATCGCCACGGGGCACGGTCCATTGATTCGGCACAACCTCGAAGAACTCGTCAGCCGCTACGCTGATTGGAGTAAATCCCAGGTCAAAGTCGCCACCAACGTCGCCCTGTTCTATGTCTCGGAATATGGGGATGCAGATAATCTGGCAGCGGCGATCGCCCAAGGGGTGCGCAAAACGGAAGTGATCGTCGAGGAAATCGACCTACGCACGGCGGAACAATCGGAAGTGCGGGAATTTGTCGGTTTGGCCAGCGGCGTGATTATCCTGATGCCGCCACAGTCGGGTGAATTTAGCGCCAATGCCCAAACGGCGCTCAGTACAATTCTGGCCACGGTCAACTCGAAGAAGCAGGCATTCGGCCTACTGGAATCCGCCGGTGGTGATGATGAACCCGTTGATACCCTCCGCAACCGCTTCCGGGAAACGGATCTGAAGGAAGCCTTTGCGCCAATTCGCATTGACGATCTACCGAATGAGCAGACCTATCAACTGTGTGAGGAAGCCGGTACGGATATGGGCCAATGGCTCACCCGTGATAAATCGGTGAAGCAGATGAAATCTTTGGATGCCGATCTCGATAAAGCCCTGGGCCGCCTGAGTGGGGGTCTATATATCATCACCGCGAAGAAAGGCGATATACAAAGTGCGATGCTCGCCTCCTGGGTCTCCCAAGCTAGCATAACGCCCCTTGGTTTGACCATCGCCGTGGCCAAAGACCGAGCGATCGAATCCCTGATGCAAATTGGCGATCGATTCGTGCTGAATATCCTGGAAGAAGGCAACTACCAGCCATTGATGAAGCACTTCCTGAAGCGGTTTGCACCGGGGGCCGATCGCTTCGCTGAGGTGAAAACCTATCCAGCGGCAAATGGCTCACCAATTTTGGCCGATTCCCTGGCTTACCTCGAATGTGAGGTTGTCACTCGGATGGAATGTAGCGACCACTGGTTGGTCTATTCCACCGTGGATATTGGTCGGGTCTCAAATCTCGACAGTCTCACCGCTGTACACCACCGTAAAGTCGGCAACCACTACTAA